A single window of Anomaloglossus baeobatrachus isolate aAnoBae1 chromosome 5, aAnoBae1.hap1, whole genome shotgun sequence DNA harbors:
- the LOC142310578 gene encoding gastrula zinc finger protein XlCGF66.1-like — MDRDKDKMSERILHLTLEILFRLTGEDYTVVKKTYIECCQAPVSEGWGRSLSPITGPPPHPPIHEDINDQKILELTYKMIELLTGEVPIRCQDVTVYFSMEEWEYLEGHKELYKDIMMEVPQPLTSPEVIKGLLENRLIFVELKETILPSSHVVKELNLDKISLNVIDAFNLPFDLKVIGQRKI; from the exons atggatagggacaagGACAAGATGtcagagaggatattacacctcaccctagagatcctcttccggcttactggagag gattacacagtagtgaagaagacctataTTGagtgctgtcaggcccctgtgtctgagggatggggaagatccctgagcccaatcacagggcctccacctcaccccccgatacatgaggacatcaatgaccagaagatcctagagctcacctacaagatgattgagctgctgactggagag gttcctataaggtgtcaggacgtcaccgtctatttctccatggaggagtgggagtatttagaaggacacaaagagctgtacaaggacatcatgatggaggttccccagcccctcacatcaccag AGGTAATAAAGGGACTTCTAGAGAATCGATTAATTTTCGTAGAACTTAAAGAAACGATCTTACCCAGTTCTCACGTCGTGAAAGAGCTAAACTTGGACAAAATTTCTCTAAATGTCATTGACGCATTCAATTTGCCTTTTGATTTGAAAGTAATAGGCCAAAGGAAAATTTAA